The region ATACCAGTACTCTGATTCTTTGCTCATCTATAAATTATTTGACGGATTCCTTTTGTACTTATAAAATAGAGATAATAACATACCGAAATTTCAACTGTTTTTGCCAACTTTCCATTAGAAAGTGAGGTCTCTAAGAGATGGTTAATTTTAATCGAATCAAAGAGAGCATGCAACAGTACTTGCCTTTCAAAAAAAAAAACAAACATATCTGAACCACTAGGAGGAAAACCGATGAAAAAAGTGAAACTGACAGTAAAGGGACGTGTTCAGGGAGTAGGATTTCGTTACATGACAAAGACGGTAGCCGACCAATTGGGTGTCTTCGGGATAGTTCGCAATGAATCCGATGGCAGTGTTTATATTGAAGCAAATGGCGAACCAGAAAAAATTGATGCTTTTATTGAAGAAATAAGAAAATCGCCATCTCCAAGCGGAAAAGTCGAACATATTGATCTGA is a window of Carnobacterium mobile DSM 4848 DNA encoding:
- a CDS encoding acylphosphatase, which produces MKKVKLTVKGRVQGVGFRYMTKTVADQLGVFGIVRNESDGSVYIEANGEPEKIDAFIEEIRKSPSPSGKVEHIDLTEDATLPTKDNFSVSN